The nucleotide window CCCTCGAGGACACCCCGTTCGACGTCGACCTCGTCCAGCTCATCCGGGACAAGCGGGTGTTCCTCGAACCGCTCGGGCAGAAGGAGATCCAGGCGGGCGACGTGTTCGCCGTCCGCACCGACCGGGACACGCTGGTCGAACTGCTCGACGTCGAGGGGCTCGACCTCGTCCCCGAGGCGACCGTCGACGAGGACGAACTCGAGGCCGCCGAGGGGCCCAAGAACCTCGTCGAGGTCGTCATCGCGCCGGGCTCCTCGCTCGTCGGCGAGTCGCTCGCGACCGCGAGCTTCCGCCAGCGCTACGACGCGACGGTGCTCGCGTTCCGGCGCGGCGGCGAACTCATCCGCCAGCGGATGGACGACGTCCCCCTGCGGGTCGGCGACACGCTGCTCGTGCAGGCGTCTGCCGTGTCGCTCGAACGGCTCGACGCGAACCGGAACTTCATCGTCGCCCAAGAGATCGAACAGCACGACTACCGGGAGTCGAAGACGCCCGTCGCGGTCGGCATCGTCGGCCTCGTCGTCGCGCTCGCCGCGCTCGGCGTGATGCCCATCGTCGTCTCGGCGCTCGCGGGCGCGCTGGCGATGGTGCTCACCGGCTGTCTCCGCCCGCCGGAGGTGTACGACGCCGTGCAGTGGGACGTCATCTTCCTGCTCGCGGGCGTCATCCCGCTCGGCATCGCCATGGAGTCCTCGGGCGCGGCGGGCCTGCTCGCGGACGCGGTCGTCGCCGCCGGCGACGTGCTCCCGCCGCTGCTCCTGCTCGGCACCTTCTACGTCGTCACGGCGCTGCTCACGAACGTCGTCTCGAACAACGCGAGCGTCGTGCTGATGATCCCCGTCGCCATCGAGGCGGCGGGCACGCTCGGTGCGAACCCCCTCGCGTTCGCGATGGCGGTCACCTTCGCGGCCAGCACGGCGTTCATGACGCCGGTCGGCTACCAGACGAACCTGTTCGTGTACGGCCCAGGCGGGTACAAGTTCACCGACTACATCCGCGTCGGCGGCCCGCTGCAGGCGATCTTCGCCGTGGTGACGACGATCGGCGTGGACTTCTTCTTCGGGCTGGGGCTGTAGCGTCGCCGGCCGCCGGTGAGAACGAAACGCTTTACCACGATTCGGCTCTTGGTTCGGCTACGGGACCGTGGGTTAGCTTGGTATACTTCGGGCCTTGGGTGCCCGTGACCCCGGTTCGAATCCGGGCGGTCCCACTCCTTCGACCCATTACAACCCATCGCGAGCCGCGTAAATCGATCGCTAACGACGCTCTCGAACCCCCCTTCAGTTCCGGTGGAAGGCGACACTTCTTACCTGATGAGCCAGTAACAACGTTCTAATGAGTCAGATGGAGCGCCAGGAACTCGACCAGTTCCTGAGTTTCTACCGCACGTACTACGGCGACGAGATCGCCTCGCTCGCCCAGCGGTACCCGAAGGAGCAACGCTCGCTCCACGTCGAGTTCGACGACCTCTACACGTTCGACCCCGACCTCGCCGAGCGCTACCTCCAGCACCCCGAGGACATGAGCCGCGTCGCCGAGGAGGCGCTCCGCACGTACGACCTCCCGGTCGACATCTCGCTCGGGCAGGCCCACGTCCGGATGCGCGGCCTGCCGCGCGAGCGCACGATCGACATCCGGAACATCCGGGTGCAGGATGACCACATCGGCTCGATGGTCGCCGTCCAGGGTATCGTTCGGAAGGCGACCGACGTGCGCCCGAAGGTGACCGAGGCGGCGTTCGAGTGCCAGCGGTGCGGGACGATGACGTACATCCCGCAGGCCGACTCCGGATTCCAGGAGCCCCACGAGTGCCAGGGCTGCGAGCGCCAGGGGCCGTTCCGGGTGAACCACGACCAGTCCGAGTTCATCGACTCCCAGAAGCTCCGGATCCAGGAGTCGCCCGAGGGGCTGCGCGGGGGCGAGACGCCCCAGAGCATCGACGTGAACCTCGAGGACGACATCTGCGGGAAGGTGACCCCGGGGGACCACGTAGTCACCGTGGGCGTGCTCCACATCGAGCAGGTCACCTCCGGCCAGGAGAAGACGAACATCTTCGACCTCTACATGGACGGCGTCTCGATCGTCATCGAGGACG belongs to Halorarum halophilum and includes:
- a CDS encoding SLC13 family permease; the protein is MPVAPEVLLVFAIVVAVLVLFAAEPVPVDITALGLLVTLLLVGPVSRTLVGAGLLAGPVELVSVDQGLSGFANAATLTVLAMFVLSEGVRRTGIVQRLGAFISRITQGDETKQLGATIGLVGPISGLINNTAAVAILLPMVTDLADRGRTSPSKLLLPLSYASMVGGTLTLIGTSTNILASDLYSRLAPEAVAREFRMFEFLPLGAVLLIIGSIYLLTIGRWLTPARIEPRADLTEEFEMADYLTEVVVRPDSPLIGQRVENALEDTPFDVDLVQLIRDKRVFLEPLGQKEIQAGDVFAVRTDRDTLVELLDVEGLDLVPEATVDEDELEAAEGPKNLVEVVIAPGSSLVGESLATASFRQRYDATVLAFRRGGELIRQRMDDVPLRVGDTLLVQASAVSLERLDANRNFIVAQEIEQHDYRESKTPVAVGIVGLVVALAALGVMPIVVSALAGALAMVLTGCLRPPEVYDAVQWDVIFLLAGVIPLGIAMESSGAAGLLADAVVAAGDVLPPLLLLGTFYVVTALLTNVVSNNASVVLMIPVAIEAAGTLGANPLAFAMAVTFAASTAFMTPVGYQTNLFVYGPGGYKFTDYIRVGGPLQAIFAVVTTIGVDFFFGLGL